The genomic DNA GTCGCCCCGATGTTCTTGTCGCTGGCCGCTTGCAATGCCGCTACGCGGGCCGCAATCTGTTCCTCGGTTCCGACCAACAACATGCTGCGACCAACGGAGACCAAGTCGCCGTGACGCAAGATACGCAAATGGCTTTCCTGGCCGTTGACCTTGGTTCCGTTGGTGCTGTCCAGATCGGTCAGCACCAGCCGGTCATTGTCGTATTGAATCTTCAGATGGCAGCGGCTGATCCGTTCATCGTTTAATTGGATCGTGTTCCCCTCCTCCCGGCCAATCGTGACCGGTGGTGCGATGTCGCGGAACACTTTTCCACGATCACTACCATGCAGAACTGTGAGCGTTACCTCGGTCATGTCGCCTGTTCCTGACTTGTGACCCAATCTGTACTGGCCGACAAAATGAACGTCGAAAAAATATAAGTTTCCCCATTAGATTCTGGCATCCAGCGATCTACTGGGCAACTGTCCATCTCGAGCATTGATGATAAATTTCTCAGCAACTTCACCCATCCACGCGAAGAGCGATACTTTGCGTGGAGAATTATTGTTGGAACAAATGTCATTCCTGGCCGGGTAGGATCACCGATTTCACGATCTCTCCGTGGTGCATTCGCTCGAATGCCTGCTGCCATTGTCCGATTCCAAACGTTCCGCCGACAATTGGTTCGACGTCCAATTGCTTGGAGGTCAATAGGCTGATCACCCGTTCCCAGATCGGCCAATTGTGGCTGAAGCTCCCCTGCAAAGTCACATTTTTTTGGACCAGCGGGTCGATCGAGAAGCCCAGTGGTTTGGGACCCCAGCCGACTTTGGTGATCCATCCGGCGGGGCGGACCAATTCGATCGCCAACTGCAGCGTGCTGGAAACACCCGCCGCATCGATCACGACGTCGACGCCCAATCCGTCTCCCTGGCGAGCCCATTCGCGTGCGTCGGTGAGCGTGGTGACGCCATATTTCTGCGCGACAGCAAATCGGTGCGTGTCCGATTCCAGCCCCAGCACGGCGACGTCGGCACCGACCAGTTTTGCCACCGCGGCGCACAGGATCCCGATCGTTCCGGGACCGATCACCAGCACGCGGTCTCCCGGTTCGATCCGCGAATTTTTGACGACGGCGTTGTAAGCAACGCAGCACGGTTCGGTGACCGCCGCGTGTTCAAACGCCAACGCGTCGGGGACGCGATGCAAACATCGGCTGGGGACGCGGACAAACCGAGTCATCGCCCCGTCGACTCCGTAACCAAAGCCCTTCCGCGTCGGATCCAGGTTGTACAACCCACGCCGCGACATCGGATTGTCGACGTCGATGATCGCCGCGGTTTCGCTGGCGATCCGGTCCCCTTCGCGCCAGCTGGCGACATGGGATCCCGTCTCAACGATCGTTCCCGCAAATTCGTGCCCCAGCACGACGGGATAATTGACCGGCCAGCTGTGAGTCGCCGTCCATTGATGCAAATCGCTGCCGCAGACGCCGACCGCAGCGACTTCGACAAGCACGTCGTCGGAGCCGATCGTTGGCCGCTGGAATTCTCGGATCTCGACGCTTCCCGGATCGGGGGCAAAGTTAACAATCGCTGGCGATTTCATCGTTGCACCTCGTCGTAGGCATGAACTTTTTCGCAGATCAGCCTCAGCGAACTTTCCAGGTCGCCATCGGCGGTCTTAAACGCATCGGCATCGATCGTCAGCGGCGCTCCCAAGACAACCAACGGGGCCCCATAAGCCGGACATTGGATCGCTTGTTCGATCGACAGACCGCCGACCGCTTGGACGGGAATCTTGACAGCATCGACAACGGCTCGCAAATCGTCCAATGGGCTCGGCATCCGTCCGCCAGCCGCTGCGATCCCGCGGCGGTGATCGTAACCGATGTGATGCACGATGTAGTCGCAGCCGAGGTCTTCCAACCGCCGCGCGCCATCGATCATCGTGTTGTAGGCCATGTTGTCACCCATCACGCCGACGCCGCAATCGCGTCCCGCTTTGACGACACATTCAATCGTTTCGTCGTGGGCTTGAGCCATCACGACAACATGCGTCGCCCCAGCACCCGCCATCATCTCCGCTTCCAGGTATCCGCCATCCATCGTCTTCAGGTCGGCGACGATCGGCACGTCGGGAAATCGTTCGCGCAGAGCGCGGATGCCATGCAAGCCTTCGGCCAAGATCAGCGGCGTTCCCGCTTCGATCCAGTCGACCCCGGCGCGGATCGCCATTTCGGCTGTCTCGAGCGCTTCGGCTATCGTCGTCAGGTCCAACGAAATCTGAACAATCGGTTTCATCGAGTTCTCGCAGCGTTTCGGATAGAAAAGGGGGCGGCTGGCTCCCGCAACGGCATCCATGGGATGGCATGTTATACCCGCTGCGCGCGACGATCGCACGCGTTGCGATCGACATTCTGTCCGAGATCACTATCGACTGCCGCAGTGCGGCGACGTGAGACCGATCAGGCCAACAAATCTTTGACGACGTGGCCATGCACATCGGTCAGGCGGAAGTCGCGACCTTGGAAGCGATAGGTCAATTGTTCGTGGTCAAATCCCAATAGATGGAGGATCGTCGCCTGCAGATCGTGGATGTGGACAGGTTTCTCGGCGACGCTGAAGCCGAGTTCGTCGGAGGTGCCGTATTCGAAGCCACCTTTGACGCCACCGCCAGCCAACCACATCGTGAAGGCATCGGGAAAGTGATCGCGTCCCAAGATCTTCCCTTTGGCTGTGCGTCCCTCGCGGAACGGTGTGCGTCCAAATTCGCCTCCCCAAACGATCAACGTGTCCTCAAACAGGCCACGCTGCTTGAGATCCTTGATCAACGCGGCGATCGGTTTGTCCATTGTCGCACACTTGTCGGTCAGCCCTTTTTGGATGCCCGTCGCTGCGGCGGTGCCATGGAAATCCCAGCCCCAATCGAACAGCTGGACGAACCGAACGCCCGATTCGACCAACCGCCGGGCAAGCAGGCAGTTGTTCGCCAAGCTGGCGCCGCCGACCTCCGCGCCGTATTCGTCCAGCGTCTTTTGCGATTCCTGCGAGATGTCCATCACTTCGGGGACCGACGTCTGCATCCGAAACGCCAGTTCGTACTGCGCGATTCGGGTCATCGTTTCGGGATGCCCCAGCTGTTCGGCTTGAATTTGATTCAGATCGCGGATGGCATCTAGGCTCATCCGCCGCATCCCACGACTCATTCCCGCCGGGTCGGACGAATACAGGACCGGATCGCCTTTGCTGCGGCATTGCACTCCCTGGTAGACCGACGGCAGGAATCCGCTGCCAAACGAGTTCTTGCCGCCGTTGGGTTGCACGCCGCTGGAAATCAGGACGACAAAACCGGGAAGGTTTTCGTTTTCGCTGCCCAGTCCGTAAGTGGTCCACGATCCGAGCGAAGGACGCCCCGAGCGCGGAGATCCCGTTAAAACAAGAAGTTCCGCCGGGGCGTGGTTGAACTGGTCGGTGTACATCGAATGGACGATGCACATGTCGTCGGCGGTTTTGTGGAAGTTGGGGATTGCGTCGGACATCCACGTTCCGTGGCTGCCACACTGCTTCCACTTCCGCGGCGATCCCAACAGCTTCGGTTTACCGCTGGTGAACGCAAACGTTTTCCCTTCGATAAAATGGTCGGGACAATCCTGGTCGTCGCGCTGTGCCAGTTCAGGCTTGTAATCAAACAGGTCCAGGTTGGGTGGCGAACCGGTCATATGAAGATAGATCACCCGCTTCGCTTTCGCTGGAAAGTGAGGCTTGGCCGCGGCCAACGGATCGTTGCCCGACGCATCGCCGGCCATCAGGCTTGCGAGCGCCATCGCCCCCACGCCCGCTGTCGATTGCTGCAGGAAGTGCCTTCGCGTGCTGAAGGCTGCGTATTCGATTCGTGGATCCATCGAGCTTATCCTTGGTTTTTTAGCGGCCCGTCTGCGAAAGGAGGGGCGAGGCGATCAGCGTTTGAGAAACAATTCGTCCAGGTTCAACAGCACGTTGCCGACCACGGTCATCGCCGCCGCTTCGGCGACATCCATTCCAGCGGGCAGTTCCCCAAGCGGCTCCTCGGCCAGTTGTCGAGCCAAAGCGGAATCGGCTTGGAATTCGGTCAACGCCTGCTGATACAACGCTGCCAACCGGTCGACTTCGTTTTCCGTAGGCTCTCGCAACAGGCAGGTTCGCAGCCCAAATTCGACCCGACCTCGGACCGACGAATCCGCCGTCAACATCCGCCGGGCCAGGGCTTGAGCCGCTTCGACGTAGACCGGATCGTTGAGTGTCACCAACGCTTGCAGCGGTGTATTGGTCCGCCCACGTCGCACCGTGCAGACCTCGCGGTTGGGAGCGTCGAATGTTGCCATCGATGGATAGGGACTCGAACGCCGCCACATCGTATAGATTCCGCGACGGTATTTGTCGTCGCCGGGGCTTGTTTTCCAATCGGTCGCCGATCCAAACGCTGCGTTTAACCCGAGGTTGGGTTGCGGCGGTTTGGCGGGTGGGCCAAACATCTTGTGACTCAGCAGACCGCTCAACTGCAACGCTTGGTCGCGGACCATCTCTGCGGAGATTCGGTAACGCGGGCCGCGAGCCAACAAGCGGTTCGCGGGATCCTTTTCCTGCAACTCCGGCGACGTCACCGAACTCTGCCGGTAGGTCGCCGACGTGACGATCAATCGCAGCAACGCCTTCAGATCCCAGCCGCTGTCGCGAAGTTCGACCGCCAGCCAATCCAACAGCTGCGGATGCGATGGAAGCTCTCCCTGCGAGCCAAACTCTTCGCTCGATTCGACGATTCCGATCCCGAAGATCTCTTCCCAGTGTCGGTTGGCGATCACTCGCGGTGTCAAAGCGTTTTGATCGTCGACCAGCCATTGGGCCAGCGACAATCGATCGGCCGGGCGGTCGGCGGACAGCGGATGGAATGCGGCGGGCGTACCGCGATCGACGTCGGCTCCGGCTGACTGATAATCGCCTCGCAGGTGGATGTAAGTCGACCGCTGCTTCTCGCTCGGCAGCTCCTCTTGGATCGGTACGGTCGTATACGGTTTGATGTCGGCGAGTTGTTTTTCGAGCTTCGCCAGTTGGGTTCGAACCGGCGCCAGTTGCGGCGCGATCGTGCGATAGTAGACGGCCAACTGTTTCGCTTGCTTCTCATCCAGCGGTTCGGTTTGCAACACGATCGATCGGATCGCGTTGGGCAAGCTGGCCCATTGTGTCAGGTTGGCCGAATCGCTCGCTCGCACGCGAACCTTGTCTAACAGGTGTTTGACGTGTTCCGATTTCTGGTGTAATTGCAGTTCCAGTACGCCAGCGGCAAGAGTTCGCGGTGGATCGAGCGTCAGAGTCAACTGATGCGGTTGGCCAAGTCCACCTGCGATCGCCCAGCCCTTTTTCGTGTCCTGTTTGTCCAGAATCGTTGTCGCTGCAAGAAAGCCCGACTGTTCATAATCAGCCAACGCGTTTTGGAACCGCAGTTGGACCGCCCCGCCGAGAGCGATCGATTGGTTGGGGCTGGGGATGGCGTCGGGCGTTTGTTCCCAAACAACTTGGCGTTGCGCATCCAGCAGGATCACCTTGTAACCCTTCAACCGCTGCTCGATCGAAGCACCTCCGTCGGTCCGATTCCAGATCACGACTTCGTCGATCGGATGCGATTGCTTCAGGTCGATCTCAAACCACGGGTTGGATTCGGCGTTGGTGTGCGTGACGGAGTTCTTGTAGAAGTCCCCATCGGTGTTGCCGTCGATCGCTCGAGCGGCTGGCGCGTTGTAACCGGTGGAGCTTTGCGACGCGACGCCGGCAAGGGCGAGGTTCTTCGAATCGCTGAACGCCTGCACTTCGGCTAGATGGATCAACTTCCCTTTGCCCGCCAGTTCGATCCGCACGAATCGCGCATCGACAGGTTGCGGTTCGGTGGGCGTCCAGGAAGCGGTTGCTTGCGTGAGGACAAAATTGGCGCTCTGGTCGGGAGAGATCTCCAACTGCAATCCCGCCATCTGTTGCCCAGCGGTTTCAAATCGCAGCGTGTAGAGATCGTGGTCGCTCTTGTCGCCGCTGGCCTCGACCCAGCCTTCGGCGTCGGTCGTCAATTGACGATGCTGTGCGGTGGCGGCGACCGGCATCAGCGGCTTCCAAGTCGGCGGCGTCTTGATTTCGGCGAGCCACTTCGCTTGAGCGGCTTCGATTTCGGGAGTCGTCTGCTGCAGTGTCGCTTTCAGGTCCGCGATCTGTTCGGCCCATCGCTGCTTTTGAGCTTTCTGTTCGTCGGTCCAGATCGGCAGCGTCGGCCGTTCGTCTTTGATGTCGGCGTCTAACGTGTTGTTGAAGATCGCAAAGAAGCGAAAGTACTCTTCATGTGTGATCGGATCATATTTATGCGTGTGGCATTGGGCACAGGCCATCGTCGTTCCCATCCAGACAGCCATCGTCGTGTTGACGCGATCGACGACTGCCACGTTACGGAACTCTTCGTCGTTGGTTCCCCCTTCGCTGTTGGTCATCGTGTTGCGATGGAAGGCTGTGGCGATCAATTGTTCGTCGGTTGGATTGTCCAACAGGTCGCCAGCGATCTGTTCGATCGTGAAATGATCAAACGGTTTGTTGGCGTTCAACGATCGGATCACGTAATCGCGATAGGCCCAGATCGTCCGCGGCGGATCGTCGGCGTACCCGGCGCTGTCGGCGTATCGAGCCAGATCCAACCAGACCCGCGCCCAACGTTCACCAAACGCGGGTTGTTCCAACAACGCATCGACATACGATTCGAAGGCATCGTCCCGCCGGTCGTTTGCAAACGCTTGCACCTGTTCCCAACGGGGCGGCAAGCCAGTCAAGTCGATCGCCACGCGGCGGGCCAACGCGTATCGGTCGGCGGCGGGCGATGGCTCCAGTCCTTCGGCCTCCAACCTAGCCAGAACAAAATGATCGATCGGGTTGCGTGGCCAATCGACGTGTTTGATTTCGGGCAGCGGAGAACGGACCGGTGGTTCGTAGGACCAGTGCCGCGCGTAATGGGCTCCCTGTTGGATCCAGCGACGCATCCGATCGACCTCATCGGTGGTCAGCTGTTTGCCTTTGCCGGGCGGCGGCATCCGCAGGTCTTCGTCGTCGGTCGTCAACCGAGCGATCAACTCGCTCGCCTCGGGATCCCCCGGCACGATCGCGGCGTATCCGCCCAGATCGATTTGCGAACCCGCTTCGGTATCGAAACGCAGCTCGGTCGAACGGGCGGCTTCATCGGGGCCATGACACATCACGCAATTGTTCGAAAGCAGCGAGCGAATTTCGCGATTGAAATCGACTTGTTGGGCGACTGCGTCCACGCTTGGCGTCAGTACGCTGGCCAACAACGCCAGTCGAAGCGAAAACGCTTGGACTTTGGCGACGAAACGTTGGAGGTTTTCATTCATGAAATTTCGACAAAGCGTAAGAAGGAATAGCGAACGCAACCAAGCCGTGCCGTTCGTCCGATGGATGAACGCGGGTCGGATTAAATTCGATTCGGTAGGAGTGTTGGCTTCAAGGAGGGAGCGTCGAGTATGTGGAATACCGCGGGAGACGCCGAGTTCTCATGGTACCAGCCCGCCGGGGCTCAAGCAATTCTTTGAGCTTGCGAGCAACCTCCTCCCACTTCCCAAGTAAATCGATGATGGTGGGCTTGGAAGGGGGGGCCACAGACGCTCCCAATCCACCGCCGAAGGAACGGTCGATGGAGGGAATTTCCGTGCGATCCCCGCGTTGTCGAGGTATCATAGCGGGCGACCCTCCTCTTTGAGATCTCTTCCGAGTGAATACTGTGACATCGCAACCTGAGCCATCGTCCCTCGCAGCCCGGTTCCGCATCGCGTCGACGCTGTTAAACCAAATATCCGACGTCGTGTGGGGTGCCAGTTTGCAGGATCGTCGCTTGGTTTATTGCAATCCGGCGGGCAGGCGGTTGTTCGGATTTGAGCC from Rosistilla carotiformis includes the following:
- a CDS encoding FHA domain-containing protein yields the protein MTEVTLTVLHGSDRGKVFRDIAPPVTIGREEGNTIQLNDERISRCHLKIQYDNDRLVLTDLDSTNGTKVNGQESHLRILRHGDLVSVGRSMLLVGTEEQIAARVAALQAASDKNIGATMTQDLAASEGSSALDFEVGERNTNMETTGTLGMIETPEIPDRLSPSQAAQMCEVLDFLHQRLQKLIDYAQIDERTQEVIVDFAAWQRMIDLQAKIGAMIRKAGDPDWID
- a CDS encoding zinc-binding dehydrogenase — its product is MKSPAIVNFAPDPGSVEIREFQRPTIGSDDVLVEVAAVGVCGSDLHQWTATHSWPVNYPVVLGHEFAGTIVETGSHVASWREGDRIASETAAIIDVDNPMSRRGLYNLDPTRKGFGYGVDGAMTRFVRVPSRCLHRVPDALAFEHAAVTEPCCVAYNAVVKNSRIEPGDRVLVIGPGTIGILCAAVAKLVGADVAVLGLESDTHRFAVAQKYGVTTLTDAREWARQGDGLGVDVVIDAAGVSSTLQLAIELVRPAGWITKVGWGPKPLGFSIDPLVQKNVTLQGSFSHNWPIWERVISLLTSKQLDVEPIVGGTFGIGQWQQAFERMHHGEIVKSVILPGQE
- a CDS encoding orotidine 5'-phosphate decarboxylase / HUMPS family protein, with translation MKPIVQISLDLTTIAEALETAEMAIRAGVDWIEAGTPLILAEGLHGIRALRERFPDVPIVADLKTMDGGYLEAEMMAGAGATHVVVMAQAHDETIECVVKAGRDCGVGVMGDNMAYNTMIDGARRLEDLGCDYIVHHIGYDHRRGIAAAGGRMPSPLDDLRAVVDAVKIPVQAVGGLSIEQAIQCPAYGAPLVVLGAPLTIDADAFKTADGDLESSLRLICEKVHAYDEVQR
- a CDS encoding DUF1501 domain-containing protein — protein: MDPRIEYAAFSTRRHFLQQSTAGVGAMALASLMAGDASGNDPLAAAKPHFPAKAKRVIYLHMTGSPPNLDLFDYKPELAQRDDQDCPDHFIEGKTFAFTSGKPKLLGSPRKWKQCGSHGTWMSDAIPNFHKTADDMCIVHSMYTDQFNHAPAELLVLTGSPRSGRPSLGSWTTYGLGSENENLPGFVVLISSGVQPNGGKNSFGSGFLPSVYQGVQCRSKGDPVLYSSDPAGMSRGMRRMSLDAIRDLNQIQAEQLGHPETMTRIAQYELAFRMQTSVPEVMDISQESQKTLDEYGAEVGGASLANNCLLARRLVESGVRFVQLFDWGWDFHGTAAATGIQKGLTDKCATMDKPIAALIKDLKQRGLFEDTLIVWGGEFGRTPFREGRTAKGKILGRDHFPDAFTMWLAGGGVKGGFEYGTSDELGFSVAEKPVHIHDLQATILHLLGFDHEQLTYRFQGRDFRLTDVHGHVVKDLLA
- a CDS encoding DUF1553 domain-containing protein, with amino-acid sequence MNENLQRFVAKVQAFSLRLALLASVLTPSVDAVAQQVDFNREIRSLLSNNCVMCHGPDEAARSTELRFDTEAGSQIDLGGYAAIVPGDPEASELIARLTTDDEDLRMPPPGKGKQLTTDEVDRMRRWIQQGAHYARHWSYEPPVRSPLPEIKHVDWPRNPIDHFVLARLEAEGLEPSPAADRYALARRVAIDLTGLPPRWEQVQAFANDRRDDAFESYVDALLEQPAFGERWARVWLDLARYADSAGYADDPPRTIWAYRDYVIRSLNANKPFDHFTIEQIAGDLLDNPTDEQLIATAFHRNTMTNSEGGTNDEEFRNVAVVDRVNTTMAVWMGTTMACAQCHTHKYDPITHEEYFRFFAIFNNTLDADIKDERPTLPIWTDEQKAQKQRWAEQIADLKATLQQTTPEIEAAQAKWLAEIKTPPTWKPLMPVAATAQHRQLTTDAEGWVEASGDKSDHDLYTLRFETAGQQMAGLQLEISPDQSANFVLTQATASWTPTEPQPVDARFVRIELAGKGKLIHLAEVQAFSDSKNLALAGVASQSSTGYNAPAARAIDGNTDGDFYKNSVTHTNAESNPWFEIDLKQSHPIDEVVIWNRTDGGASIEQRLKGYKVILLDAQRQVVWEQTPDAIPSPNQSIALGGAVQLRFQNALADYEQSGFLAATTILDKQDTKKGWAIAGGLGQPHQLTLTLDPPRTLAAGVLELQLHQKSEHVKHLLDKVRVRASDSANLTQWASLPNAIRSIVLQTEPLDEKQAKQLAVYYRTIAPQLAPVRTQLAKLEKQLADIKPYTTVPIQEELPSEKQRSTYIHLRGDYQSAGADVDRGTPAAFHPLSADRPADRLSLAQWLVDDQNALTPRVIANRHWEEIFGIGIVESSEEFGSQGELPSHPQLLDWLAVELRDSGWDLKALLRLIVTSATYRQSSVTSPELQEKDPANRLLARGPRYRISAEMVRDQALQLSGLLSHKMFGPPAKPPQPNLGLNAAFGSATDWKTSPGDDKYRRGIYTMWRRSSPYPSMATFDAPNREVCTVRRGRTNTPLQALVTLNDPVYVEAAQALARRMLTADSSVRGRVEFGLRTCLLREPTENEVDRLAALYQQALTEFQADSALARQLAEEPLGELPAGMDVAEAAAMTVVGNVLLNLDELFLKR